A genomic region of Dermacentor andersoni chromosome 9, qqDerAnde1_hic_scaffold, whole genome shotgun sequence contains the following coding sequences:
- the LOC126528555 gene encoding probable serine carboxypeptidase CPVL — protein MSFSFSSTDSGPLFLTPLIEQNRYDEARAKSRVGLFAKEANATAHSGFITVNKTAGSNLFFLHVQAQENPLTAPLMLWTQGGPGLSSLFGEFLEIGPLAIGADGRLHKRLETIQKDVSVVYLDVPVGAGYSFTKDPSGYSRNLGDIGAVVIEFLRQFLVLFPEYKERDFYVAGESYGARYGVGIAYQLLTASVKHVPLKFRGAVAGDGFLGPIVDIADSSEFLYHASMVTQKGRDVFAKQFSIMRSLLADRKAPEALLLLLHTIFADDTNPTLFQNLTLYNNQASALYSEMPANMRKYYQYANTTGFREAIHVGFDVEFQQNNKVLLANLAPDYVTDISAEVELLLNTSKVLYYAGQVDTLFPSTNLRAYIRSLNWTGASEYRSAPRNVWKTHGGSDGISGYIVQVRNFTEAVILGAGHYAAVDKPDEANYLIKNFISSSSTLAQRARKASSVMRPFFQ, from the exons ATGTCATTCTCCTTTAGTTCTACAGATTCAGGACCACTGTTTTTGACGCCCTTAATCGAGCAGAACAGGTACGACGAAGCAAGGGCCAAAAGCAGAGTGGGCTTGTTCGCAAAAGAGGCAAATGCCACAGCTCATTCTGGTTTCATCACTGTGAACAAGACAGCTGGAAGCAACCTGTTCTTTCTTCACGTGCAGGCGCAG GAAAACCCACTGACTGCGCCACTGATGCTATGGACACAAGGCGGTCCAGGTCTGTCCTCCTTATTCGGCGAATTTCTCGAGATCGGACCCCTTGCCATCGGCGCCGACGGAAGGCTACACAAGCGGCTCGAAACGATACAAAAAGACGTGAGCGTCGTCTACCTCGACGTTCCCGTCGGGGCTGGCTACAGCTTCACGAAAGACCCCTCGGGTTACTCGCGAAACCTCGGGGACATCGGCGCAGTGGTAATAGAATTCCTGAGACAGTTCTTGGTGCTCTTCCCGGAATACAAGGAGCGAGATTTCTACGTCGCCGGAGAATCGTATGGAG CAAGGTACGGCGTTGGAATCGCTTATCAGCTGCTCACTGCGTCAGTCAAGCACGTGCCTCTCAAATTTCGAGGAGCAGTTGCCGGAGACGGTTTCCTGGGACCTATCGTGGACATAGCAGACTCCAGCGAATTTCTCTACCATGCTTCGATGGTCACTCAGAAAGGCCGCGATGTTTTCGCGAAGCAGTTTTCCATCATGAGGAGCCTTTTGGCAGACCGCAAGGCGCCGGAAGCCTTGCTACTTTTGCTCCATACAATATTCGCTGATGACACCAACCCTACCTTATTTCAAAACCTCACGCTGTACAACAACCAAGCGAGCGCTCTGTACTCCGAGATGCCGGCAAACATGCGTAAATACTATCAGTACGCCAACACGACAGGATTCAGAGAAGCGATTCACGTCGGGTTCGACGTCGAGTTTCAACAGAACAACAAAGTTCTCTTGGCCAACCTTGCCCCTGACTACGTCACAGACATTAGCGCAGAAGTAGAGCTGCTCCTGAATACGAGTAAGGTGCTGTACTACGCGGGCCAAGTGGACACGCTGTTTCCTTCAACCAATCTGCGAGCCTACATCCGTAGCTTGAACTGGACTGGTGCTTCAGAATACCGAAGTGCACCTCGCAATGTCTGGAAGACACACGGAGGTTCCGATGGAATAAGTGGCTACATAGTTCAAGTGCGCAATTTCACAGAGGCAGTGATACTTGGAGCGGGTCACTACGCGGCTGTAGACAAACCCGATGAGGCCAATTATCTCATAAAGAATTTTATAAGTTCAAGTTCGAcgttggcacaacgcgcacgcaAGGCTAGCAGTGTCATGCGGCCATTTTTTCAATAA
- the LOC126528556 gene encoding probable serine carboxypeptidase CPVL: protein MNVIFVSSTGSGPLFLTPLIEENNCNHARTISRVKLFKNEVNVTAHSGFITVNKTLGSHLFFLYIRAQGGPGLSSLFGQFLEIGPLAINSDGSLSKRLRTIQKNVSVIYLDVPVGAGYSFTKNPSGYAHSLEDISAAVTEFLGQFLILFPEYKERDFYVAGESYGGRYAVGIAFHLLTNTVKPVPLKLRGTIAGVGFLGPIFDIADSSEFLYRASMLTKEGRDTFTKQFQVMRSLFACRKVKEALYLLLQTIFTDSTHPTLFQNLTLYNNQASALYAEKPANMIQYSHYVNTTAFREAIHVGLDVEFEPYSQIFMANLALDIVTDISAQIELLLNTSQVLFYTGQVDALFPSTNLRAYFRTLNWTGASQYRNSSRGVWKAQDGSNSISGYIVRVPNFTDAIILEAGHYAAVDKPDEAYYLMSNFLDSRSTLA, encoded by the exons ATGAATGTCATCTTCGTTAGCTCCACAGGTTCCGGGCCACTGTTCTTGACACCTTTGATAGAAGAGAACAACTGTAACCACGCCAGGACTATAAGCAGGGTGAAGCTGTTCAAAAATGAGGTGAACGTCACTGCTCACTCGGGCTTCATCACTGTAAACAAGACACTCGGGAGTCATCTTTTCTTCCTCTACATACGAGCCCAG GGAGGACCAGGACTGTCTTCCCTATTCGGGCAATTTCTCGAAATCGGTCCATTGGCCATCAACAGTGACGGAAGTCTGTCCAAGCGGCTCCGGACTATTCAAAAGAACGTCAGCGTCATTTACCTGGACGTCCCTGTTGGAGCGGGCTACAGCTTCACGAAAAATCCTTCGGGTTATGCACACAGCCTGGAGGATATCAGTGCGGCTGTCACTGAATTTCTGGGCCAGTTCCTGATTCTCTTTCCTGAATACAAGGAGAGGGATTTCTACGTCGCCGGAGAGTCGTACGGAG gaaGATACGCCGTTGGTATCGCATTCCATCTGCTCACAAACACGGTCAAACCGGTACCTCTCAAGCTACGAGGAACAATTGCTGGGGTCGGATTCCTGGGGCCAATCTTCGATATAGCCGACTCCAGCGAATTTCTGTACCGTGCTTCAATGCTCACTAAGGAAGGTCGCGACACATTCACGAAGCAATTCCAGGTCATGAGAAGCCTCTTCGCGTGTCGTAAAGTGAAAGAAGCCCTTTACCTTTTGTTACAAACAATCTTCACCGATAGCACACACCCAACCTTATTTCAAAATCTCACGCTGTACAACAACCAAGCTAGCGCTCTGTATGCAGAGAAGCCTGCAAACATGATCCAGTACTCCCACTACGTCAACACGACGGCTTTCAGAGAAGCCATACATGTTGGACTTGACGTTGAGTTCGAGCCATATAGTCAAATCTTCATGGCCAACCTGGCACTGGACATCGTGACGGACATCAGCGCTCAGATAGAGCTGCTGCTCAACACCAGTCAAGTGCTCTTCTACACGGGCCAAGTGGATGCGCTGTTTCCATCGACAAACCTGAGAGCTTACTTCCGTACACTGAACTGGACAGGAGCGTCGCAGTACCGAAACTCTTCTCGCGGTGTATGGAAGGCGCAGGACGGTTCCAACAGCATAAGCGGTTACATAGTTCGAGTGCCCAATTTCACCGATGCTATTATACTTGAAGCGGGTCACTACGCTGCAGTAGACAAACCAGATGAAGCCTACTATTTGATGTCAAATTTCCTTGATTCAAGGAGCACGTTAGCCTAA